Part of the Cyprinus carpio isolate SPL01 chromosome A1, ASM1834038v1, whole genome shotgun sequence genome is shown below.
agtttaattactatttatttttaaatataataattaacactcaacttaaaaaaaatatatatgcaaacatgtaaattgcacataatgcagtttttgaattaaattctaaattataaaaattgtatttgttgttgaaatatacataatataaacagTGGGTGTCTTGACTTGAttcataataaatttatttaaacataaataattaagacatcactaacaggtaaaatTAAATgagtatatagtctaatatttcacaaaataaataaaatagatttaatttctCTGGTGAACTAACgcgctgtggacactgatgacttgcctgaggtaaatgaaatgctacgtAACATTtcgtttacaagctgttttactgAAGTCTTTCTGTGGTTAAAATACTGTAACATGTACTGTTACACccctattatattttatatataaaaccttatttttttatttcagctagttgccatagggcaatatttctcattttcatttagtttatcttgatgtactaaaataactaaaattaaactgaaaaaaaaatgtatgaaaactacatttaagaaaacaaacaaacaagaaaccaaaacaaaagagcaatgacaactaagaaaaacacaaaacaaaattactaaaactaattaaaatacagaaaatatatatataaaaaaatttaactaattccaagtattaattaaaaactacaatagtatctcaatgacacCACAATAACCCTGGTGTCAagcaaaaaaactgtttaaacaaaataaataaataaataaaaataaaaattctacgcAAGTACTATTTGGTTTTatacaaactgaacaaaaaaggttttttgaTTTCTGATTAGAACAAGATAAAAATGTACGTTAAATTACATGGTCGTTGtacttttttcagtgtatctgTCATCACATGAAATCTGGTTATTTCATAAATTAGCAAATAAAAGATGAAGTAAAAACTATTGATATCCAAaggaatgtaaaaactaaaaactatcaAATAAAGAGAAACAAACTTCtccacaattatttttttatttctgaaaacagGAACTATACTGCACTGAGAataatacaaaatgcaaaaactaTATGCTGTctgtatataatagtatatttagtatattcaatattaaacaatattaaactaaataGTAGTTGGACGTATCTAAAAACAAAGGCTCTGAAAGACAATGGCATTTTTAGAGTCAATTCTATTACTCCAAAACATCTCATAAGGAGTTAAAAAGTACAGTCACACCCTTCACAGGTACATGTAGCATAGAGTAAAAGTTTATGAGCACAAACACAACATTCCTAATATCCTTCATAACAGCAACAACTATGCCCTTCTCATCTACTGTACTTGACTTGCATTTTCTATCTGACTGGATTCTGGACTACGGGTGCCTCAGGGTGGATATGATCCAATGGAGAGACATCATTACCAAAtagtactatttttatttaattttaatcctGTCCATTAGGTGTTGTTAGACTGTCAAAGAGTTACATTCTCACTACTAAAGTCATTTTCTGATAAACtgtaaataaactacattattctGGATTGTGCATATGCTATACTTTATTTGAATTTGTACCTagataaaaaagtatataaaacacTGAGTATGATGTAATGTGCTTGTTTTGTTAAGAGATCACACCATGTCAAATTAgtacagaaacacaaacatacaaatgattTGAACATTAGACAATACAGTTAATATGCACTACACTGTCTATACATTAAGGCCCGTGCTATGAACTAATAGCTCTCAATTTATTTCTCTCCTTTGCCTATTTCTTGACCTCTTTCACTCACTCAGTTCATccttctctcactttctctctctgtctctgagagCAACAAAAGCTCAAAACTTAGTGGTGCCACTGTGGTCGTAGCTCTTAAACTTCAACACTGCAAAGTTATACGTTGTGGCCATCACATAGATGAGCTGAATGGAAGAGAGACAAACCAGTGGGTGAGACCAAACATAGATGTACAACCACATCTCTCGAAAACAGAAATTACAGTTGTTCAATCTGTGCCTAAAAAGAGTCTAAACTGATGACAGGATTTAAGAATATAGCATTATATTGTACCAATTTCTTTTCATAGAGCAATTCTTTCCTAAGCTAATTTTCAACATCAATGATTCTAGATATGAAATAGCTAAGAAAGCAATAATGAAATGAACAAGTGAACAAATGAACATCACAAACTCTTACCAGTGCAATCACAGTGGCTCCAGCTCCAGCACAAGCAACGATATAAAGATGGTAGGATAAATAGAACTGTAATGAAAAGAGTTTAAGAAGTCCGTTAAACATAACTAACACAGAGCTACACAACGTGCCtcacaaaaatgtaatatatttctcattcaaaataaaatgtacctGTCATAccttaaaaaagtatattttctgAAGTAAACATGTTTTACATTGCTCTGGTCTGTCAAGATTATACAAGTCAACGCTCCTTAAAAGTCTGTCTTTAACCCTaaaaagcctactgtatcataagTGATACGCAGGGCATgatcaaaatttgctgtcaaagcTGTTGCAAACAATCTAATACTTGCCTTCTGTTGTCTAACTGATAATTGATAATTGTACAAACATTCActtacagttttgttttcttttatattagCTGAGAAATCTTTACTATATTATCCATCAGCCTTCTGAGGAATGTTTAATCTTCACTGTATTGCATTGCCttatatgttttgaaactacagagctttgattattaaaaaacaaacaaacaaaaaaaaaatcattctttcaGGCATATTATTGGATTTAGCATATAGAGACATctgatattcatattttttaaatttaaatagtctGCTATCAGTGTATCATAccatatgagccataaaagccatTTTGTCCAACGTTTCAACAAACTGTTccataaaaaactattatttcatgtgtcaggctttacagatataaacatgaaaaataatagaTCTTCCTGACAGTGCATATGTGGTGATCTTCAGGGACAAATGAGGTTTCTGTACCTCACTAGTATTGCAGATGTCGCTTAGCGTGGAGCCACAGGCTTTACCAGGAGTAGCGTTCCATGGGATGATTCCTGAAAATGATTATATGCATTTCATACATTAATCTAAAAGATACAAGGACTACTAAAGCAATGAATAATTACAGATTATTAAATCTATATACACATTCATTTTCCCACTAGTAGGGATTTCAGTAAATGCCAGAAAAGGAAACATCTGATTGTACTTGTAAAAGGAAGTGTACACTAGTTAGCTTTGACAGATTTATCTCAACAGCTACATTCCATTTGAATAACTCACTCCCTACACTGTAAAGTGATGTTAATTTTGCaactaaatataaacaaatattatccACTGGTTCACGATTAAAGATGGTCAAAATTTTTACCATACTGCCGCACATCAACACAGATGTTGTCCACAGAGGTGAGATTGGCAATAGGGGACTTCATGGCTCCACATGTGGTCCACATGTTATAAAACAGGAAAACGGGCACCGCAGAAAAGCCAAAAATGCCCAGCCATCCCAATCCCAGAATGTAGGTGAGGAACacgaactttaaaaaaaaagagagagagacagaaggttGTGGCAGTTAGCTCCTCATTCTCACATATCCATTCAATATCCATATCTCTAATTTCATGATGACTAGAATAATCCCGTAGTTTTTAAATCCTGCAGTGCATACAGTATGAATGTGACCCAGAATCATGACCTATTTACCGCCAGATCACCTTAGATGTGTTGCCACTTGATTATCACAGTCACTCTTGTGAACATATGTTTTTCCAGAATAACACATGACACATGCATATATGGCCTAAAGGCTTAAAAGATGGATGCTACTGGACAGCTGCAGCTATTAAAGCAATGAGGCACACAGCACTGATCGTGCCAGATCTGTCCTCAAGGGTTGGGGTTGGCCTATGTATGTGTAGTgggcgtatgtgtgtgtgaatgtgccaAGTGCCATGTTTATGGTTGGGAGGAAATGCATTTGCAGagcataaatgtttatataattatgtgtAAGAGTATGTCAAACGCACTTGGGGTGATATTTctgcaaatgcattttacaagttTCATTCGCAACAGTTCGCAAAGTGAGTGGCCCTAAAGAGCTTATGTTcaatcacatttgaaaataatgtaccatCTACACTAAACCCTACCGTAAATATAACTGCAAAcgtgagataaaaacacatttgctgaagcaatgATGTCATTTTAGCTtacttctacaagtctttgagcagGATTCATAATTGAGCTCTATAAATCACAAGTACAAAGTCATACaagtgatgcaaacatcaaaatgtgtttttacaaatCGTGCGTTATGGTAAAAATGTCTGAAGTCATAATAGCAGTACTGTGCAAGGAACTGTGTGAAAACAAGCGTTTATAAATCAGTAACCTACCATCAtactttaatcatattttgtgtgaaaaggaataaaagttgtctgTGTATTAATGCCTCTAGTGTCATTTTAGCTGGAAACTTGAACTGAAATGTATGTGTTGGTACGTTTTTGGAGTTGCAGAAACCTAGGTAgagaaattattatatatatttttttaaatagcctggTGTATTTGTATGTCCATGCTTGTCTGTGCGCCCTGGCCTCACCATGGCACTGATGCAGCGTCCACACACAGTGGTCTTGAActcgctgtgcatctctttgacagCACTGGTTGTGTAGAAGCCCTCGGCCAACAGGATGATGCCGTACAAGAAGAAGAAACAGGCAATTCCATAGATGATGTACTGCAAAATCTGAACCCTGTATAACAAAACGTTTAGCTATAGTGAACATATTGATGTGAGAGATAGGCATAAATCTCTTAACATTATCCAATACTTCTATAGAGAAACAGAGATAATAACATTTTTGATTTTCTGATTCTTCTGGCTCTTGATCCTTTCAAATTCACATGCATGACAGGTCCAAGTTTAGATGAAATGATACCAAAGTAAAGTCAtagtttatttcaaaacaaatttacCAGAGTTCATGCTCAGTAAACAATGGTGGTagtgattaattttaattttatgtgggGATACAGATGTACTCCTGGCAGATTTTTACAGTGGTAATGTGTATATGGCACAGGGCCACTGACAGTAAAATGTACACAGGAAATAAAAGGTAATTTCCTAGTAAAGCTCCAGATGAAATGATGGAACAGAAAGTACTGCCACTTATTTGCTGGCCTTCTAGAGGTCATTACTCACCACATACTTATCCCTCGTACATGTCGTGGACAGAAAACGATTAactcaaaattaacttttttcccTTTCATCTCCAAAAGTATGCCTCTAATAATCATCGTAACTCACAGTAGTAATCTAAATAAAGAACAACTATCACTGGAAAGTTATTATTTATGGTATTTGGTGTATTTTAATGGCTGTTTATacaaacacacttacacatcAGTGAGAGTAGCGTGGTCAGAGGTGATGCGAGAAAAGTGGTTTTCCACCATGGTCACAGTGCCTGTAAGTGCCACATGGCCACAGCCGCAGAACAGAGCCACACCCGAAAAGCACAAGATGGTGGCCACCAAAGAGGCGTAGGGGACGCCACCCAGACACTTGATGCAACACTCGAGGCAGCCTGTAGGGGGAGAAAGTAAGATTACATGTTTTGTCGTAATTCACTATAGTAACTGCTAGTTTCTCTTACTTtgattttttaattctttgatcacacacacacacacacacacacacacacacacacacatatatatatatatatatatatatatatataaatatatatatatatatttttttttttttcattacatgtctGTTGGATTAAATAGATAAATCTGTCCTTCAATGCGCAGCAGTTCTCACTTTCCCTCACCAAAGATTGCATGATCATGTGAAGAACTGATACACACAAGGTTGGCTCAAAGTTTAATGGACATACATACAGTTCAAATGCTCTTCTTATCATGCCtattcatatgtgaccctggaacacaaaaccagtcaatttAACCAAATAAGTCTCAATTTGTTGAGATTTAtagatcatctgaaagctgaataaataagctttccattaaggtacagtatggtttattaggatcgtaaataatttggtcgagatacaactatttgaatatctggaatctgagggtgcaaaaaaatctaaatactgagaaaatcgcctttgaatttgcccaaattaattcttaacaatgcatattactaatcaaaaattaagtttttatatatttacagtagaaatttacaaaatatcttcatggaacatgatctttaacttaatatcctaatgatttttggcataaaagaaaaatctataattttgatgAACAAAGACTTTCAAATTGAAATTCTTTTCTATGACTCCCTTAGACTCTCCCAAGGCCCGTTAACCTTGTGAAAGCAGTTACATTTGAAACATGACACATAGCTCATATCATAGGAGAGAGTTATTTCACAAACAGTTATCTAAGTCAAAGGAGAAATGCTGTGAAGAGATTGGAGTTACGGAGTACTGTACAGAAATCAATGGAACATGATCAACCAGGGCCCACAACAATAACCTGCACCGGGGCTCCGCATATCCTAGCTATGTctatcttttatatttacttatataatatcaACATGGATGGGTGTACATGCACATGACATAtatccaaaaatgtattacacatacatacacatatttgtATGGGCTGGAAATATATACGCTACTATATGAAATTGTTCCAATTTCTAATAGGGTTCATATATGTTTTACttcatatgacaatatatttcatatgtaatatatgtacatttGTGTAAGGGTACTAGGACTTGTATTTGCAGTGCCACTttcagaaaaatagaaaaaatgtcctcctttataaaatgcaaaattcaaCATTTAGAATAATTTGGAAATACTTGGGAAAACATATTTCTGTTCTCACTTAAGCACTTCCCTTTTAAAATGTGAACATGTCAATCCtaatatatactttatacatGCCTTCTATAAAGAATGAGGAATAGTCTGCGTGCAGTCATTTTGTTCTCTGCCTATTTATCTTCTTTCAGAGACATTAAACAACACCAACTCCCCCACATGCATGAATAATTCATATTAGATTGACTACAACTTATGATCTTATAAGACATCTATGGTACACAGAAAAAGAGTGTTGAATGTCTGTCTGATGAACTAGATTTTGATGTAACTACACAGTGATGGTACagatggtattttattttaataataaataaattatttatttatttgtatagaacAAGTATAATACTTTAATATATGGATTTTTACCAGATTAAATGTACCAAATGACCATGGTAGATACCCCCAccaccccaaaaaacaaaaaaaaaaaaaaaaaacaatggcaatagcatttttttgtgcttgttttgCAAGTGTACTAAAGTTTGAGGGCTAAATGTGTTTGCAGCTGTTGGTTTGAGGCTTTTTGCACAATTTAAGAGCAACATTGGCCTCTTATATAATCCAAACAAGATGAATGTTTGTACGAGTAAAGATAACTGAtgtaagaaaacagaaaaagatttTCACACCTTGATTTGCTTTATTGTTACTGCTTCCAAACTGTACATAGATTAAGAGTTAATAGTGATTTTGACTGAATAGGGGTCTTTGGAAAGTCATGCTAATAGAAGAGCACACCAGCAGGGTCATTTCTGACATCAGTGGGCCCTCTGACCCTCCTGTCACACACTCACATTAGCGATGCTaattcatttttacagtgaacAGAATTTCTCTGAATATACAAAACCATCTGTTCCGCACTGTCACTTACTACAACAGCTGCTGCTCAGTTCATAATAGACcatttaaaaaggtaaaatggTTTCTCAACATGAAGAGGATGATTACAGCAGTTATCTGACAGCAATGTGAAATTTCATTTAATGTGTACCGTGACTGGTTAGATCAGGAGTGGTCGTAAAAGAACATATGGTTACTGCAGTTAAGCTTGGGAATGAAACATGGCAGGTTAAGATagggaaacatttattttaggttataTTTCCCAGATTTATTCTTATAAGGGTGCCACTTGTGTCCTATTTGTGTTCACATAATGTACTGCTGATTTTGCAatctagtaaaaaaataaaagatgctgAAACTTTTTATAGATTGATTTCAgtttatgtaatgtaaaatacatttatttgataaattaaataaaagtatagtaATTTCCGCTAATATGACATGACATAATGGAATAGAATTAATCACCATTATACTATTATACTGTgccattaaaaatattgaattacaCCTAAATTTAGCTTTTGATTATGttttcaatgtaatttattttttctgaaaatgtatcatttgtCCATCACTTTGTTTAATAGTATTATGTTGTGACATTTCTAccctttaaaagaatagtttaacaATGAGAATTACTATTTCTTAAAAGTACAGCAATTACCTTTTCAAAATGAATCTACAATACTAGAATAAAGAAACCTGACATTTTCAGGTATAAATGGCACTGTTTCCGGAGAATGGGCTGTTACACATGCAAGTTTAGTTGCATCACCAGAGATTTGGACATGTAATATTCTTCAACCaaccacatttattattattctcaatgCTCATGCAAACTAATTTCCATGAGTGAACTGAATTAAACCAGTAGTGTTAGTCGTATGTCAGGCAAACCTGAAGAATAGAGACAATAGAGCGAGGGGAGATACATGCTGCTTGTGACATAGAGTGCTTATATAATGCTTGTTAAAAATAGcttcaaacacatacacacacacagacacacacacacacacacacacacacacacacacacacacacacacacacacaaagagggtGTTGTTGTGATCCTTCTCATGCACATGTTAATATCCAAAAAAAGTACATCATAAAATTGCACACTCTTGCATGTACCACtggtgtttccatggcaactttGTGCAATTGGTCTCCTTAACACCTCATAATTGTACCCGTATGAATATCTTTGGGATATCTTACTGCTTTAGAAATGTTCTTCATAAAATAATGTGAGAAATGACTAAAGCATGATGCTGCTATTTGCTCTTGGGGAGTTAGTAAGACACTGTGAAGCGACACTTTTTCACATGACATTTTCTGCTTAGTACGGAGCCCCTAAGGGACCTTtgcaaaaatagaaaatacaagaCTATTGTATGCTCACGAGAAACTATCATGTGCACACGAGAAATGTTTTGCGTGTGCACGTGGTTTCAATTTCCAGTGTAGGTATCTTATACTACATATAAAGTAAAGTATAGTAAAGTatagtaacactttagattagcgaccaattctcactatcaaCTAGTTGCTTATTGGCATGCATACTACTAACATAT
Proteins encoded:
- the LOC109093936 gene encoding neuronal membrane glycoprotein M6-b-like isoform X2, which encodes MGCLECCIKCLGGVPYASLVATILCFSGVALFCGCGHVALTGTVTMVENHFSRITSDHATLTDVVQILQYIIYGIACFFFLYGIILLAEGFYTTSAVKEMHSEFKTTVCGRCISAMFVFLTYILGLGWLGIFGFSAVPVFLFYNMWTTCGAMKSPIANLTSVDNICVDVRQYGIIPWNATPGKACGSTLSDICNTSEFYLSYHLYIVACAGAGATVIALIHYLMILAANWAYLKGLCQQTHAYQDIKTRDDQELQDVQSRSKEGLNSSYS
- the LOC109093936 gene encoding neuronal membrane glycoprotein M6-b-like isoform X3, with translation MDGMKPETTAEDNQDEREESKGCLECCIKCLGGVPYASLVATILCFSGVALFCGCGHVALTGTVTMVENHFSRITSDHATLTDVVQILQYIIYGIACFFFLYGIILLAEGFYTTSAVKEMHSEFKTTVCGRCISAMFVFLTYILGLGWLGIFGFSAVPVFLFYNMWTTCGAMKSPIANLTSVDNICVDVRQYGIIPWNATPGKACGSTLSDICNTSEFYLSYHLYIVACAGAGATVIALLIYVMATTYNFAVLKFKSYDHSGTTKF
- the LOC109093936 gene encoding neuronal membrane glycoprotein M6-b-like isoform X1, yielding MDGMKPETTAEDNQDEREESKGCLECCIKCLGGVPYASLVATILCFSGVALFCGCGHVALTGTVTMVENHFSRITSDHATLTDVVQILQYIIYGIACFFFLYGIILLAEGFYTTSAVKEMHSEFKTTVCGRCISAMFVFLTYILGLGWLGIFGFSAVPVFLFYNMWTTCGAMKSPIANLTSVDNICVDVRQYGIIPWNATPGKACGSTLSDICNTSEFYLSYHLYIVACAGAGATVIALIHYLMILAANWAYLKGLCQQTHAYQDIKTRDDQELQDVQSRSKEGLNSSYS